Proteins encoded in a region of the Gallalistipes aquisgranensis genome:
- a CDS encoding glycoside hydrolase family 2 protein has protein sequence MKRLYLIFLLVFPTFLAAGEYVPRTVRIVQTVNRDWTFNYLPSGEEDLSVAGSAFDDRKWQAVAVPHTWMTYETTGDLHPYIMSASEREDPYWWNGWGWYRKRIVFGRELEGKRIFVEFDGVQKYAKVFLNGALLGDHKGGYGGFCFDLTPHVRFGEENLLCVEVSNRRDDRFGTIAPATAGNFNVYGGIYRDVRIVVKDPVHIPFQGSYLHEGGTFVTTPQVCEKEADVCVKTYVRNGMSVPREVTVRSVVTDSAGRVVLTLRSSRRVEPGRIAEFVQHGGPLVRPRLWSPQSPYLYTVWSEVYDGDRLTDTYRSPLGFRWFHWDYTDNTLVVNGEKIHIHGTNRHQEYPWLGDAMPKWLTERDMTDIRYGMNTNFMRTAHYPHDPMVYDFNDRHGIITVEEVPNLKAIRYDRGTQEDNMREMVRRDRNHPSIFFWSVGNETTQAADSKWTYEEDTTRIIHERKTEMYGDYVTHHASNLDMENLLRVTIRGWYDKDVKNLEPRNNARVLKSGQLAGTEEWQHKMARVQDGSIRGRIDGNVLGWLYEDHGCDRLYTDSPLKNINYKGWVDLYRVPKYMYYLWQANYLPELMVFVQPHHWQRKYVGQRRTIQVDSNGESVELLVDGRSLGVKYPSKENFFTVEFSDVEIVPGELKAVAVRDGERVESRIEMAGEPARIVLKAERGVIPADRSGVDIIMADIVDDRGNHVLGVTAPLTWEVSGEGTLVGPGLYTSDMDKTLATEGTGYVVTPVPNVVRSTGRPGTITVRVSSPGVEPAEVTIRTEAVERAVGTGIYEPELSDEGRERVAKDTAFREVVKYVEEMKPIDSSEQIDADTPRQYADRMRGFVMERNPQIDSSCVEFRSLVKRLSDYVAGVKGELTEDDYNFIARTYNDVRMLARVVDSRNFHPAYAEELKKYYAETMLERGELTDVEGEVRMLEAIPREIDIVYIRRPKGTAADTIQYGNTTYRYSAYTSSLEGAVALLHPGFGKFGPQQREKVLDYLVKINPSLTRDGGKYRFRFDRPLAVPRKLE, from the coding sequence ATGAAGAGATTGTACCTTATCTTCCTGCTCGTTTTCCCGACTTTTCTCGCGGCGGGGGAGTACGTTCCCCGGACGGTCCGTATCGTGCAGACCGTGAACCGTGACTGGACATTCAATTACCTGCCGTCGGGAGAGGAGGACCTCTCGGTGGCAGGGTCCGCGTTCGACGACCGGAAATGGCAGGCCGTTGCGGTTCCCCATACATGGATGACCTACGAGACGACCGGCGACCTGCATCCCTACATCATGTCGGCTTCCGAACGGGAAGACCCTTACTGGTGGAACGGCTGGGGCTGGTATCGCAAGCGTATCGTTTTCGGCCGAGAACTGGAGGGAAAGCGTATTTTCGTCGAGTTCGACGGCGTGCAGAAGTATGCCAAAGTGTTCCTCAACGGGGCCCTGCTCGGCGACCACAAAGGGGGATACGGCGGGTTCTGTTTCGACCTGACGCCCCACGTCCGTTTCGGAGAGGAGAATCTTCTCTGCGTGGAGGTATCCAACCGCAGGGACGACCGGTTCGGGACCATCGCTCCGGCAACGGCGGGGAATTTCAACGTGTACGGGGGAATCTACCGGGACGTGCGCATCGTGGTCAAGGACCCGGTGCATATTCCTTTCCAGGGTTCTTACCTGCACGAGGGCGGAACTTTCGTCACTACTCCGCAGGTGTGCGAAAAGGAGGCTGACGTGTGTGTAAAAACCTACGTCCGGAACGGTATGTCCGTTCCGAGAGAGGTGACGGTCAGAAGTGTCGTGACCGATTCCGCCGGGCGGGTCGTCCTGACGCTCCGTTCTTCGCGGCGGGTGGAGCCCGGCCGTATCGCCGAGTTTGTGCAGCATGGCGGTCCGCTGGTCCGGCCCCGTCTGTGGAGTCCGCAGTCGCCGTATTTATATACGGTATGGTCGGAAGTGTACGATGGCGACCGGTTGACGGATACCTATCGCAGTCCGTTGGGATTCCGCTGGTTCCATTGGGATTATACCGACAATACGCTGGTGGTGAACGGAGAGAAGATACACATTCACGGCACGAACCGTCATCAGGAGTATCCCTGGCTGGGGGATGCCATGCCCAAATGGCTTACCGAACGCGACATGACGGACATCCGTTACGGAATGAACACCAATTTCATGCGTACGGCCCACTATCCCCACGATCCCATGGTGTACGATTTCAACGACCGGCACGGTATCATCACGGTGGAGGAGGTGCCCAATCTGAAGGCGATCCGCTACGACCGCGGAACCCAGGAGGACAATATGCGCGAAATGGTCCGCCGGGACCGGAACCATCCATCGATCTTTTTCTGGAGCGTGGGTAACGAGACGACGCAGGCGGCCGATTCGAAGTGGACATACGAAGAGGATACTACGCGTATTATTCACGAGCGCAAGACCGAAATGTACGGCGACTATGTCACGCACCACGCTTCGAACCTCGACATGGAGAACCTGCTGCGGGTGACGATCCGGGGCTGGTATGACAAGGATGTGAAGAATCTCGAGCCCCGGAACAACGCGCGCGTGCTCAAGAGCGGTCAGCTCGCCGGTACCGAGGAGTGGCAGCATAAGATGGCGCGGGTGCAGGACGGAAGTATCCGGGGACGGATCGACGGCAACGTGCTCGGATGGCTCTACGAGGACCACGGCTGTGACCGGCTCTATACCGATTCTCCGCTGAAGAATATCAATTATAAGGGATGGGTTGATCTGTACCGTGTGCCCAAATACATGTATTATCTCTGGCAGGCCAACTACCTGCCGGAACTGATGGTGTTCGTGCAGCCCCATCACTGGCAGCGTAAATATGTCGGGCAGCGCAGGACCATTCAGGTGGACAGCAACGGCGAAAGTGTGGAGCTGCTGGTTGACGGACGCAGTCTCGGTGTGAAATATCCTTCGAAGGAGAATTTTTTCACCGTGGAATTTTCCGACGTGGAAATTGTTCCTGGTGAGTTGAAAGCGGTCGCCGTGCGGGACGGGGAACGGGTCGAGTCGCGGATCGAAATGGCGGGCGAACCGGCCCGTATCGTGTTGAAGGCGGAACGGGGAGTCATTCCCGCCGACCGCAGCGGAGTGGATATCATCATGGCGGACATAGTGGACGATCGGGGCAATCATGTGCTGGGTGTGACGGCACCCCTCACTTGGGAGGTTTCGGGCGAGGGGACGCTGGTCGGCCCCGGGCTCTATACGTCGGATATGGACAAGACGCTTGCGACCGAAGGAACGGGGTATGTGGTGACGCCCGTTCCCAATGTGGTGCGCTCGACCGGCCGGCCGGGGACGATCACCGTCCGGGTCTCCTCGCCGGGTGTGGAACCGGCCGAGGTGACGATCCGAACCGAAGCGGTGGAAAGGGCCGTCGGTACGGGGATTTACGAGCCGGAACTGAGCGACGAAGGTCGGGAGCGGGTGGCGAAGGACACCGCTTTCCGCGAGGTCGTGAAATATGTCGAGGAGATGAAACCCATCGACTCGTCCGAACAGATCGACGCGGATACGCCCCGGCAGTATGCCGACCGGATGCGCGGATTCGTGATGGAACGCAATCCGCAGATCGACTCTTCTTGCGTGGAGTTCCGCAGTCTGGTGAAACGTCTGTCCGATTACGTGGCCGGCGTGAAGGGGGAGCTGACCGAAGACGATTACAATTTCATCGCCCGGACGTACAACGACGTGAGGATGCTGGCACGGGTGGTGGACAGCAGGAATTTCCATCCCGCCTATGCCGAAGAGCTCAAGAAATATTATGCCGAGACAATGTTGGAACGCGGCGAACTGACTGATGTGGAAGGAGAGGTCCGTATGCTGGAGGCGATTCCCCGCGAAATAGACATAGTCTATATCCGCCGTCCGAAGGGGACGGCAGCCGATACGATCCAGTACGGCAATACGACCTACCGTTACTCGGCCTACACCTCTTCGCTGGAAGGGGCCGTCGCTCTGCTGCATCCCGGTTTCGGGAAATTCGGACCGCAGCAGCGGGAAAAGGTGCTCGACTACCTGGTGAAGATCAATCCGAGCCTTACGCGGGACGGCGGGAAGTACCGCTTCCGGTTCGACCGTCCGCTGGCCGTACCCCGTAAATTGGAGTAA
- a CDS encoding sulfatase family protein, with protein sequence MKNRFVYTALLPLAGLYACGGEKTETKPNVLFVIADDQSYPYAGAYGCRTVSTPGFDRVARQGVLFTNAYVTSPGSSPSRASILTGLYPWQIEEAGTHASSFPDEYTCFPDMLREAGYRIGYTGKGWGPGDWQVSGRPYNPAGPEYNECRLDPPYSGISKIDYAANFKKFLSGRDKGEPFCFWLGTHEPHRPFENGSWVKEKRELDRAEVPGFLPGSDTVRGDISDYAVEIEWFDRHLAACLDELERIGELDRTIVIVTADNGMSFPHAKANCYDAGLHVPLAVRWGDRIRPGQVVDALVSMVSVAPTLLDAVGIEYEGDYPLSGESLMPLLAGRRERYGTDAVYAGRERHSCSRRDNLGYPMRSVRVGNYLLVRNFHSERWPAGDPRAYDKNGTTLMPMHRAYYDIDAAPSKDYLIDRRDDPSVRPYFDAAVAKRPEYELFDLKNDPDCMHNVAGDMTYADVLENLRGRLDARLTETGDPRAVGDDPEIWERYPRLNGKMRLFPEENESVVVK encoded by the coding sequence ATGAAAAACCGTTTTGTTTATACCGCATTGCTGCCTTTGGCAGGCTTATACGCCTGCGGAGGAGAGAAGACGGAGACGAAGCCCAACGTGTTGTTCGTCATTGCCGACGACCAATCCTATCCCTATGCCGGGGCCTACGGGTGCCGGACGGTTTCCACACCCGGATTCGACCGGGTGGCACGGCAGGGAGTGCTTTTCACCAACGCCTACGTCACCTCTCCCGGGAGCAGTCCCTCGCGGGCGAGCATCCTGACCGGGCTGTACCCGTGGCAGATCGAGGAGGCCGGCACGCATGCCAGTTCCTTCCCGGATGAATATACCTGTTTCCCGGATATGCTCCGGGAAGCCGGATACAGGATCGGCTATACGGGCAAAGGCTGGGGACCCGGCGACTGGCAGGTGTCCGGACGTCCTTACAATCCGGCCGGGCCGGAATACAACGAGTGCCGTCTCGATCCCCCGTACTCCGGCATCTCGAAGATCGACTATGCGGCCAATTTCAAGAAATTCCTTTCCGGGCGGGACAAGGGTGAGCCTTTCTGTTTCTGGCTGGGCACGCACGAACCGCACCGGCCCTTCGAGAACGGATCGTGGGTGAAAGAGAAGCGTGAACTCGACCGGGCCGAGGTGCCGGGATTCCTGCCCGGGTCGGACACCGTTCGGGGCGATATTTCGGATTATGCCGTAGAGATTGAGTGGTTCGACCGGCATCTGGCTGCCTGTCTGGACGAGTTGGAGCGGATCGGGGAGCTGGATCGTACGATCGTGATCGTGACGGCTGACAACGGCATGTCGTTTCCGCACGCGAAGGCCAACTGCTACGATGCCGGACTGCACGTGCCGCTGGCTGTCCGTTGGGGCGACCGGATCAGGCCCGGGCAGGTGGTCGATGCCCTGGTGAGCATGGTGAGCGTCGCTCCCACACTGCTCGATGCTGTGGGGATTGAATACGAGGGTGATTATCCGCTGAGCGGGGAGAGCCTGATGCCGTTGCTTGCGGGGCGGCGGGAACGGTACGGGACCGATGCCGTCTATGCCGGACGGGAGCGTCATTCCTGCTCCCGCCGCGACAATCTGGGGTACCCTATGCGGAGCGTGCGTGTAGGCAACTACCTGCTGGTACGGAATTTCCACAGTGAACGCTGGCCTGCCGGAGATCCCCGCGCCTACGATAAGAACGGAACGACGCTGATGCCGATGCACCGAGCTTATTACGATATAGACGCGGCACCTTCGAAGGACTATCTGATCGACCGGAGGGATGACCCGTCCGTAAGACCCTATTTCGATGCGGCGGTGGCCAAGCGGCCCGAGTACGAACTGTTCGACTTGAAAAATGACCCGGATTGCATGCACAATGTGGCCGGAGACATGACCTATGCCGACGTGCTGGAGAATCTGAGGGGGCGGTTGGACGCGCGTCTGACCGAAACGGGCGATCCCCGTGCGGTAGGCGACGATCCCGAGATATGGGAGCGTTATCCGAGGCTGAACGGGAAAATGAGGCTGTTTCCCGAAGAGAATGAATCCGTTGTCGTAAAATAG
- a CDS encoding arylsulfatase — protein MNTSRIFSLTALATTACCCAGAQAQKPRKEAPRDARPNVLLICADDLGWSDIGCYGSEVQTPNLDRLAAEGIRFTAFHNTSKSFPSRSCLLTGLYAQQNGYFKNARAPLQNCVTLGEYMKSAGYITLWSGKHHGAENPRTRGFDHYYGLRDGACNYFNPGCQRDGEGVPAQKVKNRFWCVEKQTYAPFTPKEKDFYTTDYFTKYALRWLDEYKDADRPFFLYLAYNAPHDPLMAWPEDIAKYKGRYRDGYEAIRRERYRRQLDMGLIDGRFRLSEPIFEPWASLSPERRAEEERKMEVYAAMIDRMDQGIGKVIDKLKEQGKYDNTIIIFVSDNGASAEVVDLKGSYGEIGTMTNWTSLGGNWANVANTPFRFYKNYSYEGGIAAPMIVTWPRGLAKPGTVTGHVGHFIDIMPTFVEIAGVPYPEEYGGHRVLPCEGESFLPVIRGEETGRRKPIFWEWQYGQAVREGRWKIVKHGLDNPWSLYDMEADPTETRDLAAEQPDRVKRMGEMFDAWKKRVSITKAVDKPKNL, from the coding sequence ATGAATACATCCAGAATTTTTTCGTTGACGGCTCTCGCCACGACAGCCTGCTGCTGTGCCGGAGCCCAGGCCCAGAAGCCTCGGAAAGAGGCTCCGCGGGATGCCCGCCCCAATGTGCTGCTGATCTGTGCGGATGATCTGGGATGGTCCGACATCGGCTGCTATGGCAGCGAGGTGCAGACGCCCAACCTCGACCGGCTGGCCGCTGAAGGAATCCGCTTCACCGCCTTCCACAATACGTCGAAGAGTTTTCCTTCGCGGTCTTGCCTGCTGACCGGGCTGTATGCCCAGCAGAACGGCTATTTCAAGAATGCCCGGGCTCCGTTGCAGAACTGTGTCACGCTGGGCGAGTACATGAAGAGTGCCGGATACATCACCCTGTGGTCGGGCAAGCACCACGGGGCGGAGAATCCGCGTACGCGGGGATTCGACCATTATTACGGCCTGCGGGACGGAGCCTGCAACTATTTCAATCCCGGTTGCCAGCGCGATGGGGAGGGAGTGCCTGCCCAGAAGGTGAAAAACCGTTTCTGGTGTGTGGAAAAACAGACCTATGCCCCCTTTACCCCGAAGGAGAAGGATTTCTACACGACCGATTATTTCACCAAATACGCCCTGCGCTGGTTGGATGAGTACAAGGATGCCGACCGCCCCTTCTTCCTCTATCTGGCCTACAATGCGCCGCACGACCCGTTGATGGCCTGGCCGGAGGACATTGCCAAATACAAGGGGCGTTACCGGGACGGGTACGAAGCGATCCGGCGGGAACGCTACCGCAGGCAGCTCGACATGGGGCTGATCGACGGTCGGTTCCGTCTCAGCGAACCCATTTTCGAGCCGTGGGCCTCCCTGTCGCCCGAACGGAGAGCGGAGGAGGAGCGGAAAATGGAGGTCTATGCGGCGATGATCGACCGGATGGACCAGGGGATCGGAAAGGTGATCGACAAACTGAAGGAGCAGGGTAAATACGACAATACGATCATCATATTCGTCTCCGACAACGGAGCTTCGGCCGAGGTGGTCGATCTGAAGGGGAGTTACGGGGAGATCGGTACGATGACCAACTGGACCTCGCTGGGCGGAAATTGGGCCAACGTGGCCAATACGCCGTTCCGGTTCTACAAGAATTACAGTTACGAGGGAGGAATCGCCGCACCGATGATCGTCACGTGGCCCAGGGGGTTGGCAAAGCCCGGCACCGTAACGGGCCATGTGGGACACTTCATCGACATCATGCCCACGTTCGTGGAGATCGCCGGAGTGCCCTATCCCGAAGAGTACGGAGGACACCGGGTGCTTCCCTGCGAGGGCGAATCGTTTCTGCCGGTGATCCGGGGCGAAGAGACCGGGCGCCGGAAGCCGATCTTCTGGGAGTGGCAGTACGGACAGGCCGTGCGCGAGGGCAGATGGAAGATCGTGAAGCACGGGCTGGACAATCCCTGGTCGCTTTACGACATGGAGGCCGATCCCACCGAAACGCGCGACCTGGCGGCGGAACAGCCCGACCGGGTGAAGCGGATGGGGGAGATGTTCGATGCCTGGAAGAAGAGGGTGTCGATCACCAAAGCGGTCGATAAACCCAAAAATCTGTGA
- a CDS encoding glycosyl hydrolase family 28 protein, which produces MRISAPTSDVTAIRAAIDACTQSGGGRVLVPEGLYFVKGPVVLKSHVELHLAEGAELRFSSDEKDYLPAVPTRWEGTEVFNYSPLIYAYHVNNIGVTGKGVVNGQGTKNFATWKPGQKSDQRALRRMGTEVRPLSERLFGEGHRLRPALLEPVGCSDVLIEGITLVDAPFWVIHPVSCENVTVRGVTVYSLNQNSDGCDPESSVNVLIEDCNFTTGDDGIAIKSGRDNDAWRIGQPTENVLVRNCTFRSRTNGVCIGSEISGGVRNVCVMDCDIPLSRNGIYFKSNLDRGGYVENVRVKGIRADTLGEALIRFESDYKSESRENYPTRFRGFLFEEMTCGVAGQCGIEIGGFAALPVREVTVRDVMLGRTPEPLRINHAEEVELSGVTMNGRPVVYNTRPDRCISLDGRWNVAISDGEPAVFGSEVPVPGVITQAVPSLGEDLDANGTDTVGYDYVWYLREFEVRGAENYPRAVLKLRAKYNAKVFLNGKEIGEDLHTTYSHGTFDVSDALVRNGKNRLVVRVGSWNTATSPSKENSAEWWRNSRAPGIWDDVTLELGQNVSVKHMKILPDLKSSSTECVVTVDNRERGSQTVKVLAAVMDGDREVSRAETLLEVPAVGDGQAVLKVPSGMLRPWSPGKEGTPKLYRMTVAVTASDGRLLSRKSDDFGYRSIEVAGRDVLLNGKKILFRAENVAFVRALSRWADAVFDEAWIRAFLRAAVQEYNFNYLRIHLGHAYGKWYDIADQEGIMLQDEWRYMHDDEPVGKDREDAVTEFTRWVEQNVNHPSIVTWDQENEGNVKLEELKAALRRYDPTRLWGEDDFEARHIYEYTENIVKSPEHAISGTKPSTVLESCRLWTNEYGLLEPRENFKTSRTASGWGLFNYTREDVARLLADLHADLGTFYRSRRIQAWAPFALLSGAVNGHNFYKGNIADSLSPQPNLLVLKKLNEPVGTSVEMLQAREWYKDKTLYAPGRRYAKKVWVWNDRNEPVEVELTVGLANEAGETLSVQRQRLTVPASGAVARELSFTMPREEGVYRIEPSLTLPDSVRIGGPGRRLMVARRLTSRIEEYMAFGGRRKPVEGSRSLMEHFIGREVPLQVQYRIEEALQGGLLDKMEYSDDPARMYTVQSTYYYDRTRQDITTLVFDKDGTVVSSTKAEAMPYVSLPAPIKKTIVEVIGKVPVDESKITRRRAGADSLYEISMIGSDLKYKLTISDSGELKDKKVSRKKSR; this is translated from the coding sequence GTGAGGATATCGGCCCCTACATCGGATGTTACGGCGATCCGGGCCGCCATCGACGCCTGCACGCAGAGTGGGGGCGGGCGCGTGCTCGTCCCCGAGGGACTCTATTTCGTCAAGGGTCCGGTCGTGCTCAAGAGCCATGTCGAACTGCATCTGGCCGAAGGGGCCGAACTGCGTTTCAGCAGTGACGAGAAGGATTATCTGCCTGCCGTACCCACCCGCTGGGAGGGGACGGAGGTGTTCAACTATTCTCCCCTGATTTACGCGTATCACGTGAACAATATCGGTGTGACGGGCAAAGGTGTCGTCAACGGACAGGGTACGAAGAATTTCGCCACGTGGAAACCGGGCCAGAAGTCCGACCAGCGTGCACTGCGCCGGATGGGGACGGAGGTCCGTCCCCTCTCCGAACGACTGTTCGGCGAAGGACACCGTCTGCGTCCCGCCCTGTTGGAACCCGTGGGATGCAGCGATGTGCTGATCGAAGGCATTACGCTGGTCGATGCGCCGTTCTGGGTGATCCATCCTGTCAGTTGCGAGAACGTGACGGTGCGCGGGGTGACGGTGTACAGCCTCAACCAGAACAGCGACGGATGCGATCCGGAGTCCTCCGTGAACGTGCTGATCGAGGATTGCAACTTCACGACGGGCGATGACGGCATCGCCATCAAATCGGGACGCGACAACGATGCCTGGCGGATCGGGCAGCCTACCGAGAATGTTCTGGTCCGCAACTGTACGTTCCGTTCCAGGACCAACGGGGTCTGCATCGGCAGCGAAATTTCGGGCGGTGTGCGGAATGTGTGCGTAATGGATTGCGACATTCCGCTGAGCCGCAACGGGATTTATTTCAAGTCGAACCTCGACCGGGGCGGCTATGTCGAAAACGTACGGGTGAAAGGGATCAGGGCCGATACGCTCGGAGAGGCCCTGATCCGGTTCGAATCCGACTACAAGTCCGAGAGCCGGGAGAACTATCCCACCCGTTTCCGGGGGTTCCTGTTCGAGGAGATGACTTGCGGAGTGGCCGGGCAGTGCGGCATCGAGATCGGGGGATTCGCCGCCCTGCCTGTCCGTGAGGTGACGGTCCGCGACGTGATGCTGGGCCGGACGCCCGAACCTCTCCGGATCAATCATGCGGAGGAGGTGGAACTGAGCGGCGTGACGATGAACGGCCGTCCGGTCGTCTACAATACCCGCCCCGACCGCTGCATTTCGCTCGACGGACGATGGAATGTCGCCATTTCGGACGGAGAACCGGCCGTGTTCGGTTCGGAGGTTCCCGTGCCGGGTGTCATTACGCAGGCCGTTCCGTCGCTGGGTGAAGACCTCGACGCCAACGGGACGGATACGGTCGGATACGACTATGTGTGGTACCTGCGTGAATTCGAGGTGCGGGGGGCTGAGAATTATCCTCGGGCGGTGCTGAAACTGCGGGCCAAATACAATGCGAAGGTGTTTCTGAACGGTAAGGAGATCGGTGAAGACCTCCATACGACCTATTCGCACGGAACGTTCGACGTGTCGGACGCACTCGTCCGGAACGGAAAGAACCGGCTGGTCGTGCGGGTCGGCAGCTGGAATACGGCCACCTCTCCTTCGAAGGAGAATTCGGCCGAGTGGTGGCGGAATTCCCGGGCTCCCGGTATCTGGGACGACGTGACGCTCGAACTGGGACAGAACGTCTCCGTGAAACACATGAAGATATTGCCCGACCTGAAATCCTCTTCGACGGAGTGTGTCGTGACGGTGGACAACCGGGAGCGCGGGTCGCAGACGGTGAAGGTGCTGGCGGCGGTCATGGACGGCGACCGGGAGGTGAGCCGGGCCGAGACGTTGCTGGAGGTGCCTGCGGTCGGGGACGGACAGGCGGTGCTGAAGGTGCCGAGCGGGATGTTGCGGCCGTGGAGTCCCGGTAAGGAGGGAACGCCGAAACTCTATCGGATGACCGTCGCGGTGACCGCTTCCGACGGGCGGCTGCTTTCGCGCAAAAGCGACGATTTCGGTTACCGCAGTATCGAGGTGGCCGGCCGCGATGTGCTGTTAAACGGAAAGAAAATCCTGTTCCGGGCCGAGAACGTCGCGTTCGTACGGGCGCTCAGCCGGTGGGCGGATGCGGTGTTCGACGAGGCGTGGATACGGGCCTTTCTCCGGGCGGCCGTGCAGGAGTATAATTTCAACTATCTGCGCATCCATCTGGGGCACGCATACGGCAAGTGGTACGATATCGCCGATCAGGAGGGCATCATGCTGCAGGACGAGTGGCGCTACATGCACGACGACGAGCCGGTCGGCAAGGACCGGGAGGATGCCGTGACGGAGTTCACCCGCTGGGTGGAGCAGAACGTCAACCATCCCTCCATCGTGACCTGGGACCAGGAGAACGAGGGAAACGTGAAACTGGAAGAGCTGAAGGCAGCCCTCCGCAGGTATGATCCCACCCGTCTGTGGGGTGAGGACGATTTCGAGGCACGGCACATCTACGAGTATACGGAGAACATCGTGAAGTCCCCCGAACACGCGATTTCCGGGACGAAACCCTCCACGGTGCTCGAATCCTGCCGCCTGTGGACGAATGAGTACGGATTGCTGGAACCGAGGGAGAATTTCAAGACGAGCCGTACCGCCAGCGGATGGGGCCTGTTCAACTACACCCGGGAGGACGTGGCCCGGCTGCTCGCCGACCTGCATGCCGATCTGGGAACGTTCTACCGTTCGCGCCGGATTCAGGCATGGGCTCCCTTCGCTCTGCTGAGCGGTGCCGTGAACGGCCATAATTTTTACAAGGGAAATATCGCCGATTCGCTCTCTCCGCAACCCAATCTGCTTGTGCTCAAAAAACTGAACGAGCCGGTAGGAACTTCGGTGGAGATGCTCCAGGCGCGCGAGTGGTACAAGGACAAGACGCTCTATGCACCCGGCAGACGGTATGCGAAAAAAGTGTGGGTGTGGAACGACCGGAACGAACCGGTGGAGGTGGAATTGACGGTGGGGCTGGCGAACGAAGCGGGCGAGACCCTTTCCGTGCAGCGACAGCGCCTCACCGTGCCCGCATCGGGAGCCGTCGCACGGGAACTGTCGTTCACGATGCCCCGTGAAGAGGGCGTGTACCGGATTGAGCCTTCGCTGACTCTGCCGGACAGTGTCCGGATCGGAGGACCCGGACGCCGGTTGATGGTGGCACGCCGGCTGACGTCCCGGATCGAGGAGTATATGGCCTTCGGCGGACGCAGAAAACCGGTGGAAGGGAGCCGTTCGTTGATGGAGCACTTCATCGGACGGGAGGTGCCGTTGCAGGTGCAGTACCGGATCGAAGAGGCCCTGCAGGGCGGTCTGCTCGACAAGATGGAATATTCGGACGATCCCGCCCGGATGTACACAGTTCAGTCGACCTACTATTACGACCGTACACGGCAGGATATCACTACGCTGGTATTCGACAAGGACGGGACGGTGGTCTCCAGCACGAAGGCCGAAGCGATGCCCTACGTAAGCTTGCCGGCTCCGATCAAAAAGACGATCGTGGAGGTGATCGGAAAGGTTCCCGTGGACGAGTCGAAAATCACCCGCAGACGGGCCGGTGCCGACAGCCTTTACGAGATCAGCATGATCGGAAGCGATCTGAAATACAAACTGACGATTTCGGACTCGGGGGAACTGAAGGATAAGAAGGTTTCCCGTAAAAAATCCAGGTAG